A window of the Gordonia humi genome harbors these coding sequences:
- a CDS encoding acyl-CoA thioesterase gives MSTDPDGESVSAQQSADLTTLLALLDLERVDDDLFIGQHPEQVGPRTFGGQLLGQGIVAAGRTLVKGDPPVHAVNAHFVRGGDVAKPLEYHVDRFRDGRPFANRQVTAMQDGEVIFTMLVAFQNNAAGLEHAVEIPEVAYPEDLPPIGEHFVGYEETVEAFVNALHPIDIRFVNDPAWKLKGTGEQLNHNRAWMKTDGVMPDDPLLHVAALAYSSDTTVLDSIITTHGLSWGFDRLFAATVNHSMWFHREFRFDEWLLYATESPVAAGSRGIGTGRFFTRDGTLAASVVQEALIKYFPPRS, from the coding sequence ATGAGCACCGATCCCGACGGAGAATCCGTGAGCGCACAGCAGTCCGCCGATCTGACGACGCTGTTGGCGCTGCTCGACCTGGAACGTGTCGACGACGACCTGTTCATCGGGCAGCATCCCGAGCAGGTCGGTCCGCGGACCTTCGGCGGGCAGCTTCTCGGTCAGGGCATCGTCGCGGCCGGTCGGACCCTGGTGAAGGGCGACCCGCCGGTCCATGCGGTGAATGCGCATTTCGTGAGGGGCGGCGACGTCGCGAAACCACTCGAGTACCACGTCGACCGATTCCGCGACGGCAGACCGTTCGCCAACCGTCAGGTCACCGCGATGCAGGACGGCGAGGTGATCTTCACGATGCTCGTCGCCTTCCAGAACAACGCCGCCGGTCTCGAGCACGCCGTCGAGATCCCCGAGGTCGCCTACCCGGAGGATCTGCCTCCGATCGGCGAGCACTTCGTCGGCTATGAGGAGACAGTCGAAGCGTTCGTCAACGCGCTCCATCCGATCGACATCCGTTTCGTGAACGATCCGGCGTGGAAGCTCAAGGGCACCGGCGAACAGCTCAATCACAATCGGGCGTGGATGAAGACCGACGGTGTGATGCCCGACGACCCGCTGCTGCATGTCGCCGCGCTCGCGTACTCGTCGGACACGACGGTCCTCGACTCGATCATCACCACTCACGGCCTCTCGTGGGGTTTCGACCGACTGTTCGCGGCCACCGTCAACCATTCGATGTGGTTCCACCGCGAGTTCCGGTTCGACGAGTGGCTGCTCTACGCGACCGAGTCGCCGGTGGCCGCCGGATCGCGTGGCATCGGGACAGGACGCTTCTTCACCCGAGACGGCACTCTCGCCGCGTCGGTCGTACAGGAGGCGTTGATCAAGTACTTCCCCCCGCGGTCATGA
- the pyk gene encoding pyruvate kinase, producing MTRRTKIVCTLGPATNTEEGITALVECGMNVARMNFSHGAHSDHRGVYEAVRAASANTGKPVGILADLQGPKIRLGKFEDNGRPNGAVDWNDGEQVRITVDDVIGNHDRVSTTYAQLAQDARPGDRLLVDDGKVGLTVDHVDGNDVVCNVTEGGTVSNNKGLSMPGMNISVPAMSEKDIADLEFALGLGVDLVALSFVRSPADIELVHEVMDRVGRRVPVIAKLEKPEAIDNLEAIVLAFDAIMVARGDLGVEMPLEQVPLVQKRAIQMARENAKPVIVATQMLDSMIENSRPTRAEASDVANAVLDGADAVMLSGETSVGKYPNETVQTMARIVTAVEEGTRDVPELTHVPRTRRGIVTFAARDIAERLNAAAIITFTESGDTLRRVARLHSRVPLLALTATESTQRQLTLSWGCEPLFVPRMKDTDGMIDQVDEVLTASGRLQRGDTVVIVAGAPASVVGSTNFVHVHRIGEQDH from the coding sequence GTGACTCGTCGAACCAAGATCGTCTGTACTCTCGGCCCTGCAACCAACACCGAAGAAGGGATCACCGCGCTCGTCGAGTGCGGTATGAACGTCGCCCGCATGAACTTCAGCCACGGGGCGCACAGCGACCACCGCGGCGTCTACGAGGCGGTTCGCGCGGCGAGTGCGAACACCGGCAAGCCGGTCGGCATCCTGGCCGACCTTCAGGGCCCGAAGATCCGCCTCGGCAAGTTCGAGGACAACGGCCGACCCAACGGCGCCGTCGACTGGAACGACGGCGAACAGGTCCGTATCACCGTCGACGACGTGATCGGCAACCATGATCGCGTCTCGACCACCTACGCGCAGCTCGCACAGGACGCCCGCCCCGGCGACCGTCTGCTCGTCGACGACGGCAAGGTCGGCCTCACCGTCGATCACGTCGACGGCAACGACGTCGTCTGCAACGTGACCGAGGGCGGCACGGTCAGCAACAACAAGGGCCTGTCCATGCCGGGGATGAACATCTCGGTTCCGGCCATGTCGGAGAAGGACATCGCCGACCTCGAGTTCGCGCTGGGCCTGGGTGTCGATCTCGTCGCGCTCTCGTTCGTGCGGAGCCCGGCGGACATCGAACTGGTCCACGAGGTGATGGACCGCGTCGGTCGACGGGTCCCGGTGATCGCCAAGCTGGAGAAGCCCGAGGCCATCGACAACCTCGAGGCCATCGTCCTGGCCTTCGACGCGATCATGGTGGCCCGCGGCGACCTGGGTGTCGAGATGCCGCTCGAGCAGGTTCCGCTGGTGCAGAAGCGCGCCATTCAAATGGCGCGGGAGAACGCGAAGCCGGTCATCGTCGCCACCCAGATGCTCGACTCGATGATCGAGAACTCCCGCCCGACGCGCGCCGAGGCGTCCGACGTCGCCAACGCCGTGCTCGACGGCGCGGACGCCGTGATGCTGTCCGGCGAGACCTCGGTCGGCAAGTACCCGAACGAGACCGTCCAGACCATGGCGCGTATCGTCACCGCCGTCGAGGAGGGCACCCGCGACGTGCCCGAGCTCACGCACGTTCCGCGCACCCGGCGCGGCATCGTGACCTTCGCCGCGCGCGATATCGCCGAGCGTCTCAACGCGGCCGCGATCATCACGTTCACCGAGTCGGGCGACACCCTCCGTCGTGTCGCACGCCTGCATTCGCGTGTACCGCTGCTGGCGCTCACCGCGACCGAGTCGACCCAGCGTCAGCTGACGCTCAGCTGGGGTTGCGAGCCGCTGTTCGTCCCGCGCATGAAGGACACCGACGGAATGATCGATCAGGTCGACGAGGTGCTGACCGCCAGCGGTCGCCTGCAGCGCGGCGACACCGTCGTCATCGTCGCCGGTGCGCCCGCGTCGGTCGTCGGATCGACGAACTTCGTCCACGTCCACCGCATCGGCGAACAGGACCACTGA
- the lgt gene encoding prolipoprotein diacylglyceryl transferase: MTAGLVLAYLPSPPQGVWQLGPIPLRAYALCIIVGIIVAAWWSDRRWRARGGQPGDVLDVALIAVPFGLIGGRIYHVITDWWRYFGDDGKGLKAAFEVWDGGLGIWGAVAFGALGGWIGCRWKRIKLPSFGDAIAPAILLAQAIGRLGNYFNQELYGDSTTVPWGLELYERVDPDTGRRGIGVIDGVSNGTVLEVAHPTFLYELLWNLIIVALLVFLDRRFRIGHGRLFALYVAGYCVGRFAIELMRSDEATHILGLRVNVLVAALVFLGAALYVVMAPKGRETGLSMYWPDRAKVLAAEGAVGYVPPTLDDDGEFDDVGDGEFDNGEFDDRLDSGADGDHDGYQDELDQDEIGDEPSEDDSDEPDHVVDDVTDDAVTDDDVTDDAVTDDVATDDAVTDDEAGTAAPVGAEAVEAGAVEAGGAAGPVVDAPAVAESGDAVAEEPAATAESADETVDDTPGDGSAAHEPGADEPGADESGVEPTDEAGIDDPVTDESVAAHESEAQEPSADEPADESGADESGADESGDGAGTDEPVTDDPAADEPVADTPITAGPGYTVVSDLDGLDGLDEITVVESGPAHEIGAMEIRRAEPEDD; the protein is encoded by the coding sequence GTGACTGCCGGACTCGTTCTCGCCTACCTTCCGAGCCCGCCGCAAGGCGTGTGGCAACTCGGACCGATCCCGTTGCGGGCCTACGCGTTGTGCATCATCGTCGGCATCATCGTCGCCGCCTGGTGGAGCGACCGCCGCTGGCGGGCGCGTGGCGGCCAGCCCGGTGACGTCCTCGACGTCGCGCTGATCGCCGTCCCGTTCGGTCTGATCGGCGGTCGCATCTACCACGTCATCACCGACTGGTGGCGCTACTTCGGCGACGACGGCAAGGGTCTCAAGGCCGCGTTCGAGGTGTGGGACGGCGGTCTCGGCATCTGGGGTGCTGTCGCGTTCGGCGCACTCGGCGGATGGATCGGCTGCCGTTGGAAGCGCATCAAACTGCCGTCGTTCGGCGATGCGATCGCCCCGGCGATCCTGCTGGCGCAGGCCATCGGTCGGCTCGGCAACTACTTCAACCAGGAGCTGTACGGCGACTCTACGACGGTGCCGTGGGGCCTGGAACTGTACGAGCGGGTCGATCCGGACACCGGCCGGCGCGGCATCGGCGTCATCGACGGCGTCTCGAACGGCACCGTTCTGGAGGTGGCGCACCCGACGTTCCTCTACGAGCTCCTGTGGAACCTGATCATCGTGGCGCTGCTGGTGTTCCTGGACCGCAGGTTCCGCATCGGTCACGGCCGTCTGTTCGCGCTCTACGTCGCGGGCTACTGTGTCGGTCGCTTCGCGATCGAACTGATGCGCAGTGACGAGGCGACCCACATCCTCGGCCTGCGCGTCAATGTCCTGGTCGCGGCACTGGTGTTCCTCGGGGCGGCGCTGTACGTCGTGATGGCGCCGAAGGGCCGAGAGACCGGTCTGTCAATGTATTGGCCCGACCGTGCGAAGGTCCTCGCCGCCGAGGGCGCTGTCGGCTACGTGCCGCCGACGCTCGACGACGACGGCGAGTTCGACGATGTCGGCGACGGTGAGTTCGACAACGGTGAGTTCGACGACAGACTCGACTCCGGCGCGGACGGGGACCACGACGGTTACCAGGACGAACTCGATCAGGACGAGATCGGCGACGAACCGTCCGAGGACGACTCTGACGAACCCGACCACGTTGTCGATGACGTGACCGACGACGCCGTGACCGACGATGACGTGACCGACGACGCCGTGACCGATGACGTTGCGACCGATGATGCCGTGACCGACGACGAAGCGGGCACCGCGGCCCCCGTCGGGGCGGAGGCCGTCGAGGCGGGGGCCGTCGAGGCGGGGGGCGCGGCAGGGCCCGTCGTCGATGCGCCCGCGGTGGCAGAATCGGGCGACGCAGTCGCGGAGGAGCCCGCGGCGACGGCCGAATCCGCCGACGAGACCGTCGACGACACACCGGGTGACGGGTCCGCCGCACACGAGCCCGGCGCCGACGAGCCCGGCGCAGACGAGTCCGGCGTCGAGCCCACCGATGAGGCGGGCATCGACGACCCCGTCACCGATGAGTCGGTCGCCGCTCACGAGTCCGAGGCCCAGGAGCCCTCTGCCGACGAGCCCGCAGACGAGTCCGGCGCAGATGAGTCCGGCGCAGACGAGTCCGGCGACGGGGCAGGCACCGACGAGCCCGTGACCGACGACCCCGCGGCCGACGAGCCCGTGGCCGATACGCCGATCACGGCGGGCCCGGGGTACACCGTGGTCTCCGATCTGGACGGATTGGACGGGCTCGACGAGATCACCGTCGTCGAATCCGGTCCGGCTCACGAGATCGGCGCCATGGAGATCCGCCGCGCCGAGCCCGAGGACGACTGA
- the trpA gene encoding tryptophan synthase subunit alpha, whose protein sequence is MTVTAPAGRLGDTFTACRAENRSALIGYFPVGYPDLDTSLQTVRTMVDAGCDIVEIGIPYSDPVMDGPTIAKAAVHALAGGTRVRDVFAAIEAVADAGAKPVVMSYWNLILRYGVDAFARDLNAAGGVGVITPDLIPDEGEAWHAASDAHDIDRIYLVAPSSTPERLAMTVDSCRGFVYAASTMGVTGARSTVSNMAPELCARVREHSDIPIGVGLGVRNGDQAAEIGAYADGVIVGSAIVSAVDEGQSAVAALVDDLARGVRRSRG, encoded by the coding sequence GTGACCGTCACCGCTCCCGCCGGCCGCCTCGGCGACACGTTCACCGCCTGCCGCGCCGAGAACCGCAGCGCGTTGATCGGCTACTTCCCGGTCGGATACCCCGATCTCGACACGTCGCTGCAGACCGTGCGCACCATGGTCGACGCCGGTTGCGACATCGTCGAGATCGGCATCCCGTACTCCGACCCGGTGATGGACGGCCCGACCATCGCCAAGGCCGCGGTGCACGCCCTGGCCGGCGGCACCCGTGTGCGAGACGTATTCGCGGCTATCGAAGCTGTCGCCGACGCCGGTGCCAAGCCCGTGGTCATGAGCTATTGGAACCTCATCCTCCGCTACGGAGTGGACGCCTTCGCGCGTGACCTGAACGCGGCGGGCGGCGTCGGAGTCATCACTCCCGATCTGATCCCAGACGAAGGCGAGGCCTGGCATGCCGCGTCCGACGCCCACGACATCGACCGGATCTACCTCGTCGCGCCGTCGTCGACGCCGGAGCGACTGGCGATGACCGTCGACTCGTGCCGCGGATTCGTCTACGCCGCATCGACGATGGGCGTGACCGGAGCGCGTTCGACGGTCTCGAACATGGCGCCCGAACTCTGCGCGCGGGTCCGCGAGCACTCGGACATCCCGATCGGCGTCGGGCTCGGCGTCCGCAACGGCGACCAGGCGGCCGAGATCGGCGCCTACGCCGACGGCGTGATCGTCGGATCGGCGATCGTGTCCGCCGTCGACGAGGGACAGTCGGCGGTCGCGGCGCTGGTCGACGACCTCGCGCGGGGAGTGCGCCGCTCGCGTGGCTGA